The sequence below is a genomic window from Sceloporus undulatus isolate JIND9_A2432 ecotype Alabama chromosome 5, SceUnd_v1.1, whole genome shotgun sequence.
CTTCCACAATCTTTGATCACTGGCCAAGTTggcgggacttctgggagctgaagtccaaaaagacCAAAGaagcaaagtttgagaatcactgacctAAATTACACTTGCTGCTTGCTTTCTCCCCACTACTGCTTGTTGCTTTCACTCAAGTCTTACAGTGGATCATGTTAGTTGCAGGACTCCTAGTTATCATCATCACAAAATAGAATCTGAACACGTCTGAGCAAATCATACAGAGACAGCCAAGAAAGTCAGGATGTCAATAGCCATATTAACTATTTCTCAGTATTTTATCatactgggggtgggtgggattggCTATTGTTCAAGATAGTTGCCaaacaaaggagagaaaagaggaggggtaGGAGTTGAATGATTTATGCATCTGCTAGGGCTTTTCAGTCATCACAGCTCAACCTAAATACATGTAAAGGTATGGCCTGAAATAGAATTTTCCATAACAAAACAGAATATAATATGAGAGGAAAAAATTGGACTGCCTTCTTGCAAATGCACAGCATCTTCTGTAATATACAGAGACTCTTTGGATGTAAGCCAAGGaagacattattttttaaaaggccaataTAACAAACAttctgttctatttttttttttacaaccaaAATGGTTTTTATTCCTAAGCCAGTGAATGTGAAAGATTAGACCCCAGTAACTGTTACACTCTACACTCTAGTGGCACATTTCTCATCTGCATGTGCCTAGGTTTATAAAATTTAGAATCAACAGGGAGATTGTCAAATCACAGCAAGcagttattttaaaatcaaaacagaacTTCACAGCAATGACAGTCTCTTAAAAATGGGAAACATTTTACTATGGTAGGACTGAGAGTCAGGTTTTAATTGGAAGCATTGAAGATGCAGGAACTGCAGCCACTTGTCAGGATATTCCCATTTCAGGATCTGGGCAGATACTAAATGCACACCTTTACCTTGTTGCAGAATTACTGCGCTTGCAAACAGTACTGAATTTATACAAGTCTTATGAACAATGTGGAGAATGGTCTTAAGCATGTACTAGGCCAGTGACTCTTCCAAGTCTGACTCAATTAACTGGAATCAAGTTACTGTACATCACATGCCCTCTTTTCCTGGGTCAAGTTAATAGTTTGGAACTTAATTTTCTTGACCACTGCATGATTTGGTTTAAAACACAAGGGAAAGGAGCAAatagacattaaaaataaaaatacatgcatAAAACAGGCACCTTATACCTTTACAGAGCAGAGTTGTAACACTTCAGTTGGTGATCCAGATGTGTTACAACAGCCATTCCCAGTTAAGCAGGGTAGTATATTGATTCTCACATATACTATTTCTCATTCTTGCTAAATGCCTTTATTCATTTAAAGCAAAGTATCTGGGCCAGTTTGTCATCAAAAGCCTTTTTGTAATCAGAACTTTTCcaacattaaataaaaaaatgtgacACTGTCATTACTTTTGTTGTAGAAGCAAAAATTCAATACTAGAATTTGTTCTTGGGTCATTTATCTCTCTCGTTTACATTGCTATTGCCTCACATGCATATTAAATATCAATTAAATGCAAAGGGAACCCTCTTACCTCTTGGAGAGGGCTGCTTATTATTTGAAAAATAGTGTAGCACTATGTTAGTCAACCAGCCCAAAAGCTTTTTATCATCAAACCTGGCATGAAGTACTACATCAATAAATAATGCATGATATTGAAACAACTTCAATTATTATGTTCTGGTTCCTTatgtgtaagatttttttttttaaaaaaagtgattaGAGAAGAACACTTCATTTAATAAACCTACATCTATTGTTACCTCTTATAAAAGGGAGCAGttgtgagtttttttaaaaaactattactGCACTTTGCTCAGCTTTAAGAGCCTGGAAAGCAGGAAGACCTGTTAACATGCTAATCCCAGTAAACATCTATAACCATCCACAGACTGACAGTTAGTATACTACATATGCATTTCTGAACCTCTTTGAACATTATTACGTATTCCTGCTACCATCTAAGGCGTCAACAGCAACATAGCACAACAGGAATTAGGAAGCCAAGCAGTAAAATGGGAAAAATGAGCAGCCTCAGTTCAGGACTGCCTTTATAATGCTGAATGACCTCTTCTAGCCATCAGTATTTcactgtttaaaatgtttttccaaaACGGACCCTAGATTCACCATAAGGAACATAAAATAAGTTAACACATATAGTGATCACATTAAAGGGAAAAAGAAGTCTGGCTTTTCACCTTGTAAGACTTAAAATGTAGTCAGACTGTAGGCCCCAGttcaaaatgttatttatagCAGCCTGACAACTAATATAGTCATAGAACTAACAGAACAAGCCATAATAGACTAAAGTTACAATTTAAATAGATGCTGACACACTAGTCTTAACATGATTATCCCTTCAGTTCTTTCTCATCAGGTATTGCCATAATTCTACAATTAAAAAGGCTGAGGGACCAAGAATCTTTAATTCCGCCTGTGCTGCTGCTATGTGACCCTGCTTGAAGAATTTGGTTATTTAGTGCAGAATATTCAAAGCACACAAAATACCAACAGCTATTAATAATCCATTTAGTTCTGTAGACTTTAAAAATCATTGCATAGTTTTATGCATTATTCTAAAATACTAGTTGCTTattaaacagttttttttaataaaaatgacaCAGCTCTCAGTGCATTTAGAACATTGACTACCTCGATCGTCTATCTTTTTTGGATTTGTCTGTACATTTTTCCATAGTCTTCTCATTGTCTCCTCTGCACTTGGGGCAATACCATTTCCCCTTTGGTTTGTAAGTGAGTCCAACACATGAAAAATGAAACCACTCAATGGGACACAGTTCACTGTCACACCCTATCATTTCTCCATAAGACACTTGGTCACAAAGACAGTAAGTTGGCTCATTAGGGTCTACTGCGAAGTCTACTGGTGAAGCCTCCCTTTCTTGTTTAGCTTTAGAGCGTTTCTTTTTCTTAGCAGATTTAGACCTCTTTTCTTTAGGTGGTTGGTCATCATACTCATCCATTCCATTTGCTATATGGCAAATATCACGGCTTTCACTTGTACGCTGTCTACGGGGCCTTCGTGAAGATCTTTCCGGCTGGCATGGATCTACTTTTGACTTTTCAATGGGTTTTTCAGTATCTGACAACTCTTGGAAACACTGGGAGTGGGACTCTATTTGCCGGGCTCTGTTCTCCACTAACTCAAGCATTTGAGTAACAATTTGGATCTTCTCATCCCCAAGCTCTTGGTTGTTGATAAGGGCTCTCTGAAGATGCTGTTGCAAACGCTTTTTCTGAGCAGGATCATCTTCACTCTTGTACTTTTCATATACTTCATCAATTTCTTTTAATGCTTCTGTCAAGAAGAAATAGTCAACACAACTGTATCACAAACTAGAACTTCTAAAAACATTGCCGGCAAGTTGACAGACATTTTTAACAGTACACAATGCATCCTATTTAATacagcatatactgtatatattcatgtatgaattgactcatgtataaattgagggcagggtttggggccaaaattatgcattctgatatgacttgtggataagttgagggtaaaacctaggagcatttaacaaaggaaggaaaggatgaagcaaaaggaaatgataccagcaggcataattgtgtGACTTGCTCTGGGATTTGGGTGAGGGTGCTTTAGATagcaaaggagaaaaaatgttCAGCAACCAAAGGTATGCCTTGTCTTAATACAGTCGGCCCCCCCATGTCTGCAGAGGTTAGGTGTGCAGGATCTCTGCCAAAGTAAAACAAATATCTCTAGGCCTCCCAAAACCTAAGGGGCTATGGTGCCAGTAGCAGGAATCTTTCAGGCTGGGAGTGGGGCTCAGCACATTTCCTCAGGGTAAATCTTACTGATTTTAGTGTAATTTAATTCTTTCTAGCTTGGACTGTAAGGAAATGCCAAGTGTCCCGAGTAATTTTTTGAATTCTAAAAGGAATCAAAGCTTTTCCTTCCCAGGGAAATGATCTGCAGTTTCTACTGCCCATACTTGTCTGAGTGCACAAACTCTCACTGGGAAAAATGttcaacaacagtaacaaagatGACGTTGTAGAGGGGAAACAAAAAAGAGATGGTCCTTCTgtcctttctcccttctccttgtgtgtaatgtgtgccttcaagtcatttctgacacagcgaccctaccatggggttttcttggcaagatttgttcagaggtagtttgactttctctgaggctgacagagtgggtttcatgaccaagcagggaatcaaacctggtctccagaattgtagtccaacacttaaaccactacgccactcattctatatgaaatatgaaaaggcAAGCTGTCTTTAATTCTCAATATGAACACTGTAAATTCTTTGGTTCTGCATTCAAAGGGAAGCTACTATTAACTTTATATGTTGGGAGGGGAAACCTCATCCTCGCCTGAATATCAGGTACACTACATTGCATTTTTGTATGCTGTATCAGCCCAGAGTTAACCTCTCCCCAGCCCACTCATGTTGTATACACTGCTACTAAAACAATACCTGCAAATATGCTGTTAAGGTAGTGTTCCTAGCCATTAATATGAAAGAGGTAGTCTGCTCATTAAGGGCACAATATGCTGATAGGAGATAAACAGGATCCTGGTTTGTGCCTACCTGTCCAGCTGAAGCCTGTCAACCCTGCTTGAGAGCTGAAtgacacacacaaagacacaagtTCAAGTGACTGTTTGTATGCCATCTGATAAACAAAATCAACTTTAATATTTTAAGGAGAcatcaactatatatatatatatatatatatatattgaaaaaggACCAAGATACCTTGGTGACTCCTATGGCTCTTGAGATCAGGCTTCGATTtcttgtttggccatgaaacccaccttgggcaagtcatactctctcagcctcaggggaaggcaatgcaaacctcttgtgaacaaatgttgtcaaaatcctcatgatagggtcaccctaagtcggaaatgacttgaaggcacacagccgcAGCCACAAGGCACCATATTACCTTGTTGTGGTCTGTATAGAAGGGTGTGAGTAGGGAGATCTTAACATTTGGGAACTTTTTTGGTTGATTCAATATgtggggaaaggggtgtgtgtgggggggtgggctTGAGGGAAAACCAAAGCTGacccttcttccctttcccccaaaagtcccaaaggttgcatccacactgctgaaataataaggtttgacaccactttaactgccatggctcaatgttatgaaattctgggaattgtagtttgctgtgacaccagagctctctggcagagaaggcaaaatgtcccacaaaactacaattctcagaatcccacagccccaagccacagcagttaaagtggtgtgttatttctgcagtgtggatgcagcccaaatcagGCCCACCAGCAAAAGTGGGGCGCAGATGGGAGGGGGGTCAAAGTTCACCATCTCTCCACTTTCAAGGAAGAAAAGGGTGTTTTTTTGGACAGTATCACCCCACAACACAAACCACACACTCAATTCCACAAACACAACCCCTCCACATCCACCATTACAACCCCCAGCCACCCTTGCCCTCCCATCCCAACCCCCACATACACAACTCCCCTCTATATACACCACCACCCACACAATTTCCCCATACACCTCCACCCACCACAGCATCCCATACACAACCCCCCCCACCACCCTCCAATCCACCACCTACACAATTCCCTCACAACCACACCCACACCAAACCACCTCCTATATAAACCCCCCACAACCACAACCCCGAATCCACACATCCAACCCCCTCACACCACAACATCGCCACAGACACCGCCCCCTCACAACCCCgcaacacacacatacccaccCCCCCTCCACCTCGAGCCTCACCCCTGCAGCGCGTGTCGACCTCCCTGAGAGCGAGTGCCAGCCTCTGCATGTCCAGCGGCAGGGACTCCACATCAGGTAGTCCTGCACACGTCGCGGGCCAGGAACCGCTCAGacacccccctcctcctcctcctcaccgccgccgcctccgaggcctcctcctccgcctcctcctccgcaggGGAAGCCGGCCACCCCTCCGCAGCCCGCACGCCCACCGCTCCCCCCGCGGAGGCCCCAGCAGCGTTTACCCAGCAGcaagcgccgccgccgccgccggggaGACCACGACGCCGCCGCCACAGCCCCGCCCGCCCCTCCCGGCTGTTGCCCCGGCGACCCAGCATCATGACGCGCGCGCGAGGACGCCCCTcgcagggggagaggagggggatagGGGTCCGCGAGAGGACGCCTCAAtccgaggaagaggaagaagagactcctttcTCCTCTCCGCCTCCTCTTCCACTTAGAACTCCCCGCCTCTTTCCTCTtccgtgcgcgcgcgcgcgccccctctttttcttttttcttcttttctccgaGCACGCATGCGCGAGGCCAATGTCCATAAGGCGCGGCCGGTTCGCATTCTCCCGCCTTCCCCGCGCGGCCGACGCCATTGGCCCTGGATTGAAAGGACGTCGGAGGGGCGGGGTTTTCCCTCCAAGGCTCCTCTCTCACCTCTCTGCTCAGATGgattcttttccccttccctggcatcatgggaattgtagttgagtTTGTAGTTTTCATTCTTTAGCAAACCTTGTGAGATAAATGAACCACTGGTCCTCCCAAGAGCCGGCGTGTCTCCAGTTTGAGTTGtagttttaactgccctgtctcagtggcAGCTCAATCCTGGGGACTATGTCTCCTGAGGAGCTGTAGTGCCACTACAATTCCAGGAATCCCACACACTGAATCGGCAGTTAAAGCACGCACCAGAATTACGGAATCTGGGTCTGGGAGTTTGTAGTTTCGTGTAACGTTTAGGGGCTTCTCGGCGCTGTAGTTTCATCGAGACTTTAGGGATTCTCGGGAGTGTGGTTCCTGTGCGACGTTTAGGGATTTGGGAATTGATTTTTTGAGACGTTTaacctttctctgtcagagagctctggaacccgttttaaatgccctggctcagtgctgggaagcGTAATTCGTTGTGGCACAAAGCccgtgacagagaaggctaaatgtctgaggGAAaacgacacttcccagaattccctagaaccGAGTC
It includes:
- the ING2 gene encoding inhibitor of growth protein 2 isoform X2: MQRLALALREVDTRCREALKEIDEVYEKYKSEDDPAQKKRLQQHLQRALINNQELGDEKIQIVTQMLELVENRARQIESHSQCFQELSDTEKPIEKSKVDPCQPERSSRRPRRQRTSESRDICHIANGMDEYDDQPPKEKRSKSAKKKKRSKAKQEREASPVDFAVDPNEPTYCLCDQVSYGEMIGCDSELCPIEWFHFSCVGLTYKPKGKWYCPKCRGDNEKTMEKCTDKSKKDRRSR
- the ING2 gene encoding inhibitor of growth protein 2 isoform X1 translates to MTCPRWVSWPNKKSKPDLKSHRSHQEALKEIDEVYEKYKSEDDPAQKKRLQQHLQRALINNQELGDEKIQIVTQMLELVENRARQIESHSQCFQELSDTEKPIEKSKVDPCQPERSSRRPRRQRTSESRDICHIANGMDEYDDQPPKEKRSKSAKKKKRSKAKQEREASPVDFAVDPNEPTYCLCDQVSYGEMIGCDSELCPIEWFHFSCVGLTYKPKGKWYCPKCRGDNEKTMEKCTDKSKKDRRSR